A genome region from Pseudomonas helmanticensis includes the following:
- a CDS encoding Na+/H+ antiporter family protein, protein MNAVIAAVGVMLVLSLSRVHVVIALIVGALVGGLTGGLGIDATLKAFNSGLGGGATVALSYALLGAFAVAIAKSGLAHALADKALAMVDRQHSSGGDSVKWLLIGLLWVVAIASQNILPIHIAFIPLLVPPLLYVLTKLQLDRRLIACVMTFGLITPYMFLPVGFGNIFLNEILLANVARSGVDISGINVTHAMGIPALGMVFGLAMAFVSYRKRRVYDLAKIEQVEQVAVQYNPMSLMIAGVAIAAAFIVQLLLDSMIIGALVGFLIFSVSGIVKWRETDDLFTEGMKMMAMIGFIMIAASGFAEVMKATGEVQTLVESSASWINHSKGIGALLMLLVGLLVTMGIGSSFSTVPILAAIFVPLCVQLGFSPIAIVCIVGTAGALGDAGSPASDSTLGPTSGLNIDGQHHHIWDTVVPTFLHYNLPLLAFGWVAAMVL, encoded by the coding sequence ATGAATGCAGTCATAGCGGCGGTCGGCGTCATGCTGGTGCTCAGCCTGTCCCGCGTGCACGTGGTGATCGCCCTGATCGTGGGCGCGCTGGTCGGTGGTTTGACCGGTGGCCTGGGCATCGACGCCACGCTCAAGGCGTTCAACAGCGGTCTGGGTGGCGGGGCGACCGTGGCGTTGTCCTACGCGTTGTTGGGCGCTTTCGCCGTGGCGATTGCCAAGTCCGGCCTGGCCCATGCGCTGGCGGACAAGGCCCTGGCGATGGTTGATCGCCAGCATTCGAGCGGCGGCGACAGCGTCAAATGGCTGCTGATCGGCCTGCTGTGGGTGGTGGCGATCGCTTCGCAGAATATTCTGCCGATCCATATCGCCTTCATTCCGCTGCTGGTGCCGCCGCTTTTATATGTACTGACCAAGCTGCAACTCGATCGCCGTTTGATCGCCTGTGTGATGACGTTCGGTCTGATCACTCCGTACATGTTCCTCCCGGTAGGCTTCGGTAACATCTTTCTCAATGAGATTTTGTTGGCCAATGTTGCGCGCAGCGGCGTCGACATCAGTGGCATCAATGTCACCCACGCCATGGGCATTCCGGCGTTGGGCATGGTCTTCGGGTTGGCGATGGCGTTCGTCAGCTATCGCAAACGGCGCGTCTACGACCTGGCGAAGATCGAGCAGGTCGAGCAAGTGGCGGTGCAGTACAACCCGATGAGCCTGATGATTGCCGGTGTGGCGATTGCCGCCGCGTTCATTGTGCAACTGTTGCTGGACTCGATGATTATCGGGGCGCTGGTCGGGTTCCTGATCTTCTCGGTGTCGGGCATTGTGAAGTGGCGCGAGACGGATGACCTGTTCACCGAAGGCATGAAGATGATGGCGATGATCGGCTTCATCATGATCGCCGCGTCCGGTTTTGCCGAAGTGATGAAGGCGACCGGAGAGGTGCAGACGCTGGTCGAGTCGTCGGCGTCGTGGATCAATCACAGCAAGGGCATCGGCGCGCTGTTGATGTTGCTGGTCGGGTTGCTGGTGACCATGGGCATCGGTTCGTCGTTTTCCACCGTGCCGATTCTGGCGGCGATTTTTGTGCCGCTGTGCGTGCAACTGGGCTTCAGCCCGATCGCTATCGTGTGCATCGTCGGTACCGCCGGTGCGTTGGGAGACGCCGGTTCACCGGCCTCGGATTCGACCCTCGGCCCGACCTCTGGCTTGAACATCGACGGTCAGCATCACCACATCTGGGACACCGTGGTGCCGACGTTCCTGCATTACAATCTGCCGCTGCTGGCGTTCGGCTGGGTGGCCGCGATGGTGTTGTGA